DNA from Pseudomonas putida:
AAGGCAAGATCGTGCGCATCTTGCCGGACGGCGAAGTGCCCAAGGACAACCCCTTTGTCGGCAAGAGCAATGTGCGGCCGGAGATCTGGTCGTACGGCCACCGCAACCAGCAAGGCGCCGCGCTCAACCCTTGGACCGGCAAGCTGTGGACCCACGAGCACGGCCCGCGTGGCGGCGACGAAATCAACATACCCGAACCCGGCAAGAACTACGGCTGGCCGATTGCGACCCATGGCATCAACTACTCGCTGCTGCCGATCCCCGAGGCCAAGGGCAAGCACGTCGACGGCATGGTCGACCCGCACCATGTGTGGGAAAAGTCACCCGGTATCAGCGGCATGGCGTTCTACGACAGCCCGACGTTCAAGGCCTGGGACCACAACCTGTTCATTGGTGCGTTGGCCACTCAGGAACTCATCCGCTTGCAGCTGAAGGGGGACAAGGTGGTGCATGAGGAGCGTTTGCTGGGTGACTTGAAGGCGCGTATTCGCGATGTGCGGGTGGGGCCGGATGGGTACCTGTATGTACTGACCGATGACAAGGATGGGGCGTTGCTGAAGGTGGGCTTGGACGGCGACGCCTGACGCGCTCTCTTGTGGGGGCGGTCAGTGCCAGCTCTGGAGTTTCATACACAACAGTTGCACCCACAATGTGTGCTCTGCACCCGCTGTGTAGAATGCGGCATGGCTACCGACCCCCAATCCTGCTACCAGCAAGCCCTGAACACCCAGGGCTTTGTCGCCGACCCCGCCCAGGCCCGCGCCGTCGAGGCCCTGCAAGCTTGCTTCCAGGCCGTCGAGCAAGGCCGCCCCACCCAGGGTATCTACCTCTGGGGGCCGGTGGGCCGGGGCAAGACCTGGCTGATGGATCAGTTCCACCGCTGTCTGCGCCTACCCAGCCGGCGCCAGCACTTCCACCACTTCATGGCCTGGGTCCATCAGCGCCTGTTTCAGCTTAACGGCACTGCCGACCCGCTTCTGGCCCTGGCTCGGGACTTGGCCGGGCAGATCCGTGTGCTGTGCTTCGATGAACTGTTCGTCAACGACATCGGTGATGCGATCATCCTCGGCCGCCTGTTTCAGGTTCTGTTCGACCAGGGTGTGGTGATTGTCGCCACTTCCAACCAGCCACCCGAGCAGCTCTACCGCGATGGCTTCAACCGCGAGCGGTTCCTGCCGGCTATTGCCGCCATCCAGCGGCACATGCAGGTACTGCCGGTGACGGGCGAGCAGGACCACCGTCTGCACCCCGGTGCAGAGCGGCAGCGCTACTGGGTAGCGGAGGCGGGGCAGGCCAGCCAGTTGGGCGGGGTGTTCTGCCAGCTTAGCCCGGAAGACAGCGGCACTGATCGGCCATTGGTGATCGGCTCCAGGCAGGTTCAAGTGGTGCGGCGCAGTGGGCAGGCTATCTGGTGCCGCTTCGCCGATCTGTGCGAACAACCTTTGGCGGCCATGGAGTTCATGGCCTTGTGCGATCAATTTCCCGCGATTTTGCTATCCGGCATACCGGCGCTGGGTGGTGAGCAGCGGGCGGGGCGTATTGCCCGCGGCACCGAGGATGGCGCGGCGCGGGTGGTGGCAGGCGACCGTGAACTGCCGGCACTGTCACCCAAGGATGACGCGGTACGCCGCTTCATTGCCCTGGTCGACGAATGCTACGACCGCCGTGTGGCCTTGTACCTGGAAGCACAGGTGCCGCTCGATGCCCTCTACACCCAAGGGTACTTGGCCTTTCCGTACCAACGAACCCTGAGCCGGCTTCGGGAGATGCAACTGCAACGCTTTGCCTGAAAAGGCGCCCAAGCATGCACCCGACTACGGGCTTACTTGTTCAGCCACTCAACCAAGGTACGGTTGAACCGCACCGGCTCCTCGATCTGCGGTGCATGCCCCATGCCTTCGAAGGTGATCAGTTCACCTTTGGGGATCAGCTTGGCCACCTGTGGCCCCAGCTCTGCATACTTGCCCAGCTTCGCCTTTACTTCCGGCGGCGCGATATCGCTGCCGATGGCCGTGGTGTCCTTGTCGCCTATCAGTAGCAAGGTCGGCATCTGCAGGTCGCTGAACTCGTGGTACACCGGCTGGGTGAAGATCATGTCGTAGATCAGCGCCGAATTCCACGCCACGGCTTCATGCCCCGGCCCTTTGTTCAGGCCCACCAGCATCTGTACCCAACGCTCGTATTCCGGCTTCCAGCGGCCGGCGTAGTAGGTCTTGCGCTCATATTCGCGCACCCCCTCGGCATCCAGCTTGAGCTCGCGGGCATACCACTGGTCCACGGTGCGGTAGGGCACGCCCAGGGCTTTCCAGTCTTCCAGGCCGATCGGGTTGACCATGGCAAGGCGTTCAACTTGCTGTGGGTACATCAGCGCGTAGCGGGTGGCGAGCATCCCGCCGGTGGAGTGGCCGAGCACGGTGGTTCGCTTCACGCCGAGCTGTTCGAGCAGGGCATGGGTATTGTCCGCCAGTTGCTGGAAGCTGTACTGGTAATGCGCCGGTTTGCTCGATGTACAGAAGCCGACCTGATCGGGGGCGATGACCCGGTAGCCGGCCTTGCTCAGGGCGTCGATGGTGGTTTCCCAGGTGGCGGCGCAAAAGTTCTTGCCGTGCATCAGTACCACGCTGTGGCCGTTGGCCTGGCCCTGGGCGGGCACGTCCATGTAGCCCATCTGCAGGGCCTGGCCCTGAGACTTGAAGTCGAAATGCTTGAGGGGGTGTGGGTAGTTGAACCCTTGCAGTTGTGGGCCGTAGGTGGGCGACTCGGCGGCGATGGCCGAACTGCCGGCCAGGCAGGCCAGAGCCAGGGCGGTTGCGCGCAGCATGTGGGCACTCCGTGTAGGGCCATGTAGGAATGGGCGACTTTAGCAGCCAGGCGCGGGCCGGAAACGTGAAAGGTGTTACCAGCCGTGAAACCAGCCCAGGGTAATCATGGCCAGCACCGCATAGCGGCCGGCCTTGGCCAGGGTCACCAGCAACAAAAAGCGCCAGAACGGCTCACGCATGATCCCGGCGATCAGCGTCAGCGGGTCGCCGATCACCGGCATCCAGCTGAGCAGCAGTGACCATTGCCCCCAGCGCTGGTAGCGCTGCTGCGCACGCTCCAACTGGGCAGCACTGAACGGGAACCAACGCTTGTCACGCAGGTGTTCAATGGCCCGCCCCAGCAGCCAGTTGACTACCGAACCCAACACATTGCCCAGGGTGGCGACCAGCAGCAGCGTCGCCCAGGCCTCGGGCTGGCGCAGCAATAGGCCGACCAGTACGGCCTCCGATTGCAGCGGTAGCAGGGTGGCGGCGCCAAAGGCGCTGAGGAACAGCGCCCACAGGCTGAGCATCAGTAGTTGGCTACAACGGTGTCCTGGCCCTCCTGGGTCACACCGATAACCTGGTAGGCATCCTTGTGGTCACCCATTTCCATGCCCGGCGAGCCCATGGGCATGCCCGGCACGGCCAGGCCCTTGAGGTCGCTGCGCTTGGTCAGCAGGCGTACCTGCTCGGCCGGTACGTGGCCTTCGACGAACTTGCCGTCGATCACCCCGGTATGGCACGACGCCAGCCGTGGCGCCACGCCCAGACGTTGCTTGACCGCGCTCATGTTCGGCTCGACGTGGTCGTTGACGGTGAAGCCGTTGTCCCGCAGGTGGCTGATCCAGGCCTTGCAGCAGCCGCAGTTGGGGTCGCGGTAGACGTCGATGGTCTCGGCGGCCTGGGCCAGGCCGGTGACGGCCAGCAGGCCCAGGGTCAGCAGGTGTTTGCGCAGCATGGTGAAGCACTCCTTTAGAAACGCAGGCGGATACCGGCGACCAGGCGGGTCTGGCCTTGGTCTTCGCCGTCTTCGCGGGCCTGGTCGGCACGCGTGCCGTGCAGGCGGTTGAAACTGACCCCGACGTAGGGGGCGAAGCCGCGCGTGATTTCGTAGCGCAGGCGCAGGCCCACTTCGCTGTCGGCCAGCCCCGCGCCTTGCTCGCGCCCGGCGTCATTGCGGCCGTAGAGGTTGGCTTCCAGGGTCGGTTCCAGTATCCAGCGGTTGGTCAGCAGCATAGCGTAAGCGGCTTCCAGGCGCAGCGCGGTCTGTTGCCGCTCGCCGGCATAAGCGGTGGCTTGCAGCTCCAGGCCGTACAATGGCGTGCCCTGGATACCGAAGGCGGCCCAAGCCTGGCCGCTGGCTGGCTTGAAGTCCTGGCGCACGCCGGCCACCAGCTCCCACCACGGGCTCACCGCATGGCCCCACAGTGCCTGCAGCTCGGCCTTGTGGGTCTTGCCCTGTTCGCGCTCGCCTTCACTGCGTAGCCACAGGCGGTCGATATCGCCGCCGACCCAGGCGGTGGCATTCCAGTTCAGGGCACTGCTGCTCTCGAAGTTCTGGTATTCGAGTTGTCCACGACCACCGCCCAGTTCAGCGCCCTGTCATGCACCTGGTGCCCGGGCAAAGGTGGGAAGGCGGCGCGGCGGTCGGCGTCGGTGATGGCTGGCAGCGGCGTGCGAGGCTGGCTGGGGGTTGCCTGGCCATGGCCCATGCTTTCATGGTTCATGGTGCCGTGCTCCATGCTGGCGTGGTTCATGTGTGCCATGCCAGCGGCCGTCGCCCGTTCGCTGGCGAGCAAGGTCAGCAGCGTCACGCCAGCCATGATGCTTTTGCGGGTGTCATTCATCGACGCGTACCTCGCGGAACATGCCGGTCTCCATGTGGTAGAGCAGGTGGCAGTGATAGGCCCAGCGGCCCAACGCATCGGCGGTCACCCGGTAGGAACGGCGGCTGCCGGGCGGGATGTCGAGGGTGTGCTTGCGCACCAGGAACTGGCCGTGCTCGTCTTCCAGGTCGCTCCACATGCCGTGCAAGTGGATGGGGTGGGTCATCATGGTGTCGTTGACCAGGGTGATGCGGGACCGCTCGCCGTAGGTCAGGCGCAACGGCTCGGCATCACTGAACTTGATGCCGTCGAACGACCAGGCGAAGCGCTCCATGTGGCCGGTCAGGTGCAGCTCGATGTCTCTTGATGGCGTGCGGCCGTCGGGGTCGGGGTAGGGGCTGCGCAGGTCGGCATAGGTGAGTACGCGGCGGCCATTGTTGCGCAGGCCGATACCAGGGTCGGCCAGGTTGGCGCGTGGGGCCATGGTCTGCATGTCCACGAGCGGGTTGTCGGTTTCGCTGGCCGGGTGTTGCTGCATGGCCGACATGGCGGCGTGGTCCATGCCGGCCATGTTGCTGTGGTCCATGCTGGCCATGGCGCCCATGCCACCGTGGCCCATGTCATCCATGCTCAAGACCGGGCGCGGGTCGGGTGCAGGCACTGGCGCCTGTAGCCCGGCGGCGCGAGCCAGGGTGCCGCGGGCGAAGCCGGTGCGGTCCATGCTCTGGGCGAACAGGGTGTAGGCAGGTTGGTCGCCCACGGTCACCAGCACGTCGTAGGTC
Protein-coding regions in this window:
- a CDS encoding alpha/beta fold hydrolase, encoding MLRATALALACLAGSSAIAAESPTYGPQLQGFNYPHPLKHFDFKSQGQALQMGYMDVPAQGQANGHSVVLMHGKNFCAATWETTIDALSKAGYRVIAPDQVGFCTSSKPAHYQYSFQQLADNTHALLEQLGVKRTTVLGHSTGGMLATRYALMYPQQVERLAMVNPIGLEDWKALGVPYRTVDQWYARELKLDAEGVREYERKTYYAGRWKPEYERWVQMLVGLNKGPGHEAVAWNSALIYDMIFTQPVYHEFSDLQMPTLLLIGDKDTTAIGSDIAPPEVKAKLGKYAELGPQVAKLIPKGELITFEGMGHAPQIEEPVRFNRTLVEWLNK
- a CDS encoding YqaA family protein; the protein is MLSLWALFLSAFGAATLLPLQSEAVLVGLLLRQPEAWATLLLVATLGNVLGSVVNWLLGRAIEHLRDKRWFPFSAAQLERAQQRYQRWGQWSLLLSWMPVIGDPLTLIAGIMREPFWRFLLLVTLAKAGRYAVLAMITLGWFHGW
- the zapE gene encoding cell division protein ZapE yields the protein MATDPQSCYQQALNTQGFVADPAQARAVEALQACFQAVEQGRPTQGIYLWGPVGRGKTWLMDQFHRCLRLPSRRQHFHHFMAWVHQRLFQLNGTADPLLALARDLAGQIRVLCFDELFVNDIGDAIILGRLFQVLFDQGVVIVATSNQPPEQLYRDGFNRERFLPAIAAIQRHMQVLPVTGEQDHRLHPGAERQRYWVAEAGQASQLGGVFCQLSPEDSGTDRPLVIGSRQVQVVRRSGQAIWCRFADLCEQPLAAMEFMALCDQFPAILLSGIPALGGEQRAGRIARGTEDGAARVVAGDRELPALSPKDDAVRRFIALVDECYDRRVALYLEAQVPLDALYTQGYLAFPYQRTLSRLREMQLQRFA
- a CDS encoding PQQ-dependent sugar dehydrogenase, translating into MLRAPWLATLTAAALLPLLAQAAAEQQFRSEEGTLTVSTVADGLRNPWALAFLPGGKDMLVTERTGNLRLVNAEGKVGPPISGVPKVWAEGQGGLLDVVLSPEFGKDRTVYLSYAEEGSDGKAGTAVGRGQLSEDRARLENFTVVFRQQPKLSVGNHFGSRLVFDRNGYLFIALGENNQRPTAQDLDKLQGKIVRILPDGEVPKDNPFVGKSNVRPEIWSYGHRNQQGAALNPWTGKLWTHEHGPRGGDEINIPEPGKNYGWPIATHGINYSLLPIPEAKGKHVDGMVDPHHVWEKSPGISGMAFYDSPTFKAWDHNLFIGALATQELIRLQLKGDKVVHEERLLGDLKARIRDVRVGPDGYLYVLTDDKDGALLKVGLDGDA
- a CDS encoding DUF411 domain-containing protein, translating into MLRKHLLTLGLLAVTGLAQAAETIDVYRDPNCGCCKAWISHLRDNGFTVNDHVEPNMSAVKQRLGVAPRLASCHTGVIDGKFVEGHVPAEQVRLLTKRSDLKGLAVPGMPMGSPGMEMGDHKDAYQVIGVTQEGQDTVVANY